A genomic stretch from Nocardia wallacei includes:
- a CDS encoding glutamate synthase subunit beta, giving the protein MGDAQGFLKHTKRELPKRRPVPLRLMDWKEVYEEGFPHETLQTQASRCMDCGIPFCHNGCPLGNLIPEWNDLVYRGNWREGIDRLHATNNFPEFTGRLCPAPCEASCVLGINQDPVTIKQVEVELIENAFDEGWVAPVYPTRLTGRKVAVVGSGPAGLAAAQQLTRAGHTVTVFERDDRIGGLLRYGIPEFKMEKRFIDRRLAQMEAEGTVFKAGVNVGVDITAAQLREKFDAVVLAGGSTIARDLPIPGRDLDGIHQAMEFLPLANRVQLGDPITDADGLPPINAKGKKVVIIGGGDTGADCLGTSHRQGAASVHQFEIMPRPPEERADSTPWPTYPLMYRVSSAHEEGGERVYSVNTERFVGEDGKVTALQAHEVQMVNGRFEKIEGSDFTLEADLVLLAMGFTGPQKHGLLEDLGVGYDQRGNVKRDNDFQTTVPGVFAAGDMGRGQSLIVWAIAEGRAAASAVDRFLEGDTALPSPIAPTTVAQR; this is encoded by the coding sequence ATGGGTGACGCACAAGGATTTCTGAAGCACACGAAGCGGGAGCTGCCCAAGCGGCGGCCGGTTCCGTTGCGGCTGATGGACTGGAAAGAGGTCTACGAGGAGGGTTTCCCGCACGAGACCCTGCAGACCCAGGCCAGCCGCTGCATGGACTGCGGAATCCCGTTCTGCCACAACGGGTGCCCGCTGGGCAACCTGATCCCCGAGTGGAACGACCTGGTGTACCGGGGCAACTGGCGCGAGGGCATCGACCGCCTGCACGCCACCAACAACTTCCCGGAGTTCACCGGGCGGCTGTGCCCGGCGCCGTGCGAGGCCTCGTGCGTGCTCGGCATCAACCAGGACCCGGTGACCATCAAGCAGGTCGAGGTCGAACTCATCGAGAACGCCTTCGACGAGGGCTGGGTGGCCCCGGTGTATCCGACCCGGCTGACCGGGAGGAAGGTCGCCGTGGTGGGCTCGGGTCCGGCCGGTCTGGCCGCGGCCCAGCAGCTCACCCGGGCCGGGCACACGGTGACGGTGTTCGAACGCGACGACCGCATCGGCGGCCTGCTGCGCTACGGCATCCCGGAATTCAAGATGGAGAAGCGCTTCATCGACCGCCGCCTGGCGCAGATGGAGGCCGAGGGCACGGTCTTCAAGGCCGGTGTGAACGTGGGCGTGGACATCACCGCCGCGCAGCTGCGCGAGAAGTTCGACGCGGTGGTGCTCGCCGGCGGGTCGACCATCGCCCGCGATCTGCCGATCCCGGGCCGGGATCTGGACGGCATCCATCAGGCGATGGAATTCCTGCCGCTGGCCAACCGCGTGCAGCTGGGTGATCCGATCACCGACGCGGACGGCCTGCCGCCGATCAACGCCAAGGGCAAGAAGGTCGTCATCATCGGCGGCGGCGACACCGGCGCCGACTGCCTGGGCACCTCGCACCGGCAGGGCGCGGCCAGCGTGCACCAGTTCGAGATCATGCCGCGGCCGCCGGAGGAGCGCGCCGATTCCACGCCGTGGCCGACCTATCCGCTGATGTACCGGGTCTCCTCGGCGCACGAAGAAGGCGGCGAGCGGGTGTACTCGGTGAACACCGAGCGCTTCGTCGGGGAGGACGGTAAGGTCACCGCGCTGCAGGCGCACGAGGTGCAAATGGTCAACGGCCGCTTCGAGAAGATCGAGGGCTCCGACTTCACCCTGGAGGCCGATCTGGTGCTGCTGGCCATGGGCTTCACCGGGCCGCAGAAGCACGGTCTGCTCGAGGACCTGGGCGTCGGCTACGACCAGCGCGGCAATGTCAAGCGCGACAACGACTTCCAGACCACGGTCCCCGGCGTGTTCGCCGCCGGTGACATGGGCCGCGGCCAGTCGCTGATCGTATGGGCCATCGCCGAGGGCCGGGCCGCCGCGTCGGCGGTGGACAGGTTCCTCGAGGGTGACACGGCGCTGCCGTCGCCGATCGCGCCGACGACGGTCGCCCAGCGCTAG
- a CDS encoding histidine phosphatase family protein has product MQLVLVRHAQPERVFTTSGPADPELTELGAEQAARVPAVLARMEGGPHRIARVISSPQRRARATAVPAAEKLGLPVETIDDLAEYDRDLPVYIPIEDARREFQATYDRIKSGHLPEQIDGPAFIGRVLGSVERIVSAADRSDTVVVFAHGGVINVLLQDVLSMERPLTFPIDYCSITRILYSRTGTRTAATVNENGHVWDLLPRNLTGGA; this is encoded by the coding sequence GTGCAGCTTGTTCTCGTACGTCATGCCCAGCCGGAGCGGGTGTTCACCACCTCCGGTCCGGCCGACCCGGAACTCACGGAGTTGGGCGCCGAGCAGGCGGCGCGGGTGCCGGCCGTGCTGGCCCGGATGGAGGGCGGGCCGCACCGCATCGCCCGGGTGATCAGCAGCCCGCAGCGCCGCGCCCGGGCGACGGCCGTCCCCGCCGCGGAGAAGCTCGGCCTGCCGGTCGAGACCATCGACGATCTCGCCGAGTACGACCGCGACCTGCCCGTGTACATCCCGATCGAGGACGCGCGCCGGGAATTTCAGGCCACCTACGACCGCATCAAATCCGGCCACCTGCCCGAACAGATCGACGGCCCGGCGTTCATCGGCCGGGTGCTGGGGTCGGTCGAGCGGATCGTCTCGGCCGCCGACCGCTCCGACACCGTGGTCGTCTTCGCACACGGCGGCGTGATCAACGTGCTGCTGCAGGATGTGCTGAGCATGGAACGCCCGCTGACCTTCCCGATCGACTACTGCTCGATCACCCGAATCCTGTATTCGCGCACGGGCACCCGCACCGCGGCGACCGTCAACGAGAACGGGCACGTCTGGGATCTGCTGCCGCGCAACCTCACCGGCGGGGCCTGA
- a CDS encoding cutinase family protein, protein MRLKKLVAAAGAAAAVLSGVMVSGAALGTGSAAADPGCPSLYVVAIPGTWETGEHKPDDMTGPGMLAGVTRGLPSNTEVDYVSYSATAFPWEGDVYGASKKQAIDGARGLIHDMAARCAATRYAIVGYSQGADAAGDLAAEIGTGLGVVPPDRISGVGLISDPRRSPADVQVGPVVGGAGASGPRLGGFGFVSDRVRTICAEGDLYCSTADTDFITRFAGFLAQASGATAANMWRYQLEAGSIIGDLMAHGGIPTLQAQLSEDSNKQRVTQLEDFYGSGAHTSYGSYRVGGGQTAVSWMHNWIAGMA, encoded by the coding sequence ATGCGGTTGAAGAAGTTGGTCGCGGCTGCGGGGGCAGCGGCAGCGGTGTTGTCTGGTGTCATGGTGTCCGGCGCCGCGCTCGGAACCGGCTCCGCCGCAGCGGATCCCGGGTGCCCGAGCCTGTACGTGGTCGCCATCCCGGGTACCTGGGAGACCGGTGAGCACAAGCCCGACGACATGACGGGTCCCGGCATGCTGGCCGGGGTGACGCGCGGTCTGCCGAGCAACACCGAAGTCGACTACGTCTCCTACTCGGCGACGGCCTTCCCGTGGGAGGGCGATGTCTACGGCGCTTCCAAGAAGCAGGCGATCGACGGCGCCCGCGGGCTGATCCACGATATGGCCGCCCGCTGTGCCGCCACCCGATACGCGATCGTCGGCTACAGCCAGGGCGCCGACGCGGCGGGTGACCTCGCCGCCGAGATCGGTACCGGTCTCGGAGTGGTACCGCCGGACCGGATCTCGGGCGTCGGGCTGATCTCCGACCCGCGGCGTTCGCCGGCCGACGTGCAGGTCGGGCCGGTCGTCGGCGGCGCCGGCGCGAGCGGTCCGCGGCTCGGCGGATTCGGTTTCGTCAGCGACCGGGTCCGGACCATCTGCGCCGAGGGCGACCTGTACTGCTCGACCGCCGACACCGACTTCATCACTCGCTTCGCCGGTTTCCTGGCACAGGCGTCCGGCGCCACCGCGGCCAACATGTGGCGCTACCAGCTGGAGGCGGGCTCGATCATCGGCGACCTGATGGCGCACGGTGGCATCCCGACCCTGCAGGCGCAGCTGTCGGAGGATTCGAACAAGCAGCGGGTGACGCAGCTCGAGGACTTCTACGGGTCCGGCGCGCACACCTCCTACGGCAGCTACCGGGTCGGTGGCGGCCAGACCGCGGTCAGCTGGATGCACAACTGGATCGCCGGAATGGCGTGA
- the gltB gene encoding glutamate synthase large subunit yields MTQLPGHRSAGRTGSHRNPGPTGLYDPAYEHDACGVAFVVDMHGRRSRDIVDKAITALLNLEHRGAAGAEPNSGDGAGIMIQVPDKFFRAVVDFELPAAGAYATGIAFLPQARREAARARYHVEKIVKEEGLAVLGWREVPIDESSLGALSRDAMPTFRQLFIASPPDGAEQLAGMDLERRAYVVRKRVEHELGKQGPGEGAVGRETVYFPSLSGQTFIYKGMFTTPQLRAFYLDLQDDRVESALGIVHSRFSTNTFPSWPLAHPFRRVAHNGEINTVTGNENWMRAREALLNSDVFGTDHEGRNRLEKIFPVCTPGASDTARFDEVLELLHLGGRSLPHAVLMMIPEAWERAESMDPARRAFYRYHSFLMEPWDGPASVCFSDGTVIGAVLDRNGLRPSRIWVTDDGLVVMASEVGVLDIEPSRVVKKVRLQPGRMFLVDTSQGRIIGDEEIKTQLASEHPYQEWLDGENGEGGPTKLSDLPDRPHVHMSHDRVLIRQQIFGYTTEELSLLISPMAKTGGEALGSMGTDTPIAVLSARPRLLFDYFSQLFAQVTNPPLDAIREEIVTSLRSMIGPEADLLHPSPDSCRQITLTQPILDNDELAKLVHINDDGSHPGLRSVVVHGLYPVKKGGKGLRKALQAINEQVSTAIDGGARIIVLSDRESNEKLAPIPSLLLTASVHHHLVRERTRTKVGLVVEAGDAREVHHMAMLVGFGAAAINPYMAFESIEDMLERNALQMPDSTGDLAADYDRAVKNYIKGAGKGVLKVMSKMGISTIASYRGAQLFQVVGLSQELCDQYFTGLTSPLDGIGLDEIAAEVAARHRVAFLENRNERAHRELEVGGEYQWRREGEYHLFNPDTVFKLQHATRTGQYKIFKEYTRLVDDQSERLASLRGLFKFKSEGRHAIPIEEVESAREIAKRFSTGAMSYGSISAEAHETLAIAMNRLGGRSNSGEGGESPARFEPEENGDWRRSAIKQVASGRFGVTAHYLTNCTDIQIKMAQGAKPGEGGQLPAHKVYPWVAEVRHSTPGVGLISPPPHHDIYSIEDLAQLIHDLKNANPQARIHVKLVAEPGVGTVAAGVSKAHADVVLISGHDGGTGASPLTSLKHAGGPWELGLAETQQTLLLNGLRDRIVVQVDGQMKTGRDVMIAALLGAEEYGFATAPLVVSGCIMMRVCHLDTCPVGVATQNPVLRQRFSGKPEFVENFMLFIAEEVRELLASLGFRTLDEAIGRVDLLDTTRAKEHWKAAKLDLSPILDDVETAFMYQDRRRTKDQDHGLDKALDNQLIAQSADALERGKPVRFETKITNVNRTVGTMLGHEVTKLYGGAGLPDDTIDITFTGSAGNSFGAFVPAGITLRVFGDANDYVGKGLSGGHLVVRPPLNAPAQFVAEQNIIAGNVILFGATSGEALIRGVVGERFAVRNSGATAVVEGVGDHGCEYMTGGRVVILGETGRNFGAGMSGGIAFVYDPEGKFGDRLNPEQADAVEALSGDDFTWLRDIITRHRDETGSAVAERILGDWSQQVNHFVKVMPRDYKKVLLAISEAEKAGRNVDEAIMEAARG; encoded by the coding sequence ATGACGCAACTTCCTGGCCACCGGTCCGCGGGGCGCACTGGGTCGCACCGCAACCCGGGACCCACCGGTCTCTACGACCCGGCGTACGAGCACGACGCCTGTGGTGTCGCGTTCGTCGTCGACATGCACGGCCGCCGCAGCCGCGACATCGTCGACAAGGCGATCACGGCGCTGCTGAATCTGGAGCACCGCGGCGCCGCGGGCGCCGAGCCCAACTCGGGCGACGGCGCGGGCATCATGATCCAGGTCCCGGACAAGTTCTTCCGTGCCGTCGTGGACTTCGAGCTGCCCGCCGCGGGTGCCTACGCCACCGGTATCGCCTTCCTGCCGCAGGCCCGCCGCGAGGCCGCCCGCGCCCGGTACCACGTCGAGAAGATCGTCAAGGAAGAGGGCCTGGCCGTCCTCGGCTGGCGCGAGGTGCCCATCGACGAGTCGTCGCTGGGCGCGCTGTCGCGCGACGCCATGCCGACCTTCCGGCAGCTGTTCATCGCCTCGCCGCCCGACGGCGCCGAGCAGCTGGCGGGCATGGACCTGGAGCGCCGCGCCTACGTGGTGCGCAAGCGCGTCGAGCACGAGCTCGGCAAGCAGGGTCCCGGCGAAGGCGCGGTCGGCCGCGAGACCGTGTACTTCCCGAGCCTGTCCGGGCAGACCTTCATCTACAAGGGCATGTTCACCACGCCGCAGCTGCGCGCGTTCTACCTGGATCTGCAGGACGACCGGGTGGAATCGGCGCTGGGCATCGTGCACTCCCGCTTCTCCACCAACACCTTCCCGTCCTGGCCGCTGGCCCACCCGTTCCGCCGCGTCGCGCACAACGGCGAGATCAATACCGTCACCGGCAACGAGAACTGGATGCGGGCGCGCGAGGCGCTGCTGAACTCCGACGTGTTCGGCACCGATCACGAGGGCCGCAACCGCCTGGAGAAGATCTTCCCGGTCTGCACCCCGGGCGCCTCGGACACCGCGCGCTTCGACGAGGTGCTCGAGCTGTTGCACCTCGGCGGCCGCAGCCTGCCGCACGCCGTGCTGATGATGATCCCCGAGGCCTGGGAGCGGGCCGAGTCGATGGATCCCGCCCGGCGCGCCTTCTACCGCTACCACTCGTTCCTGATGGAGCCGTGGGACGGCCCGGCCTCGGTGTGCTTCTCCGACGGCACCGTCATCGGCGCCGTGCTCGACCGCAACGGCCTGCGCCCCTCGCGCATCTGGGTGACCGACGACGGCTTGGTCGTGATGGCCTCCGAGGTCGGCGTGCTGGACATCGAGCCGTCCAGGGTGGTCAAGAAGGTCCGCCTGCAGCCGGGCCGGATGTTCCTGGTCGACACCTCGCAGGGCCGCATCATCGGCGACGAGGAGATCAAGACCCAGCTCGCGAGCGAGCACCCGTACCAGGAGTGGCTGGACGGTGAGAACGGCGAGGGGGGCCCGACCAAGCTGTCGGACCTGCCCGACCGCCCGCACGTGCACATGTCGCACGACCGCGTCCTGATCCGGCAGCAGATCTTCGGCTACACCACCGAGGAGCTGAGCCTGCTGATCTCGCCGATGGCCAAGACCGGCGGCGAGGCGCTCGGCTCGATGGGCACCGACACCCCGATCGCGGTGCTGTCGGCGCGGCCGCGGCTGCTGTTCGACTACTTCTCGCAGCTGTTCGCGCAGGTCACCAACCCGCCGCTGGACGCCATCCGCGAGGAGATCGTCACCAGCCTGCGCAGCATGATCGGCCCGGAGGCCGACCTGCTGCACCCCAGCCCGGACTCCTGTCGCCAGATCACGCTGACCCAGCCGATCCTGGACAACGACGAGCTGGCCAAGCTCGTCCACATCAACGACGACGGCTCGCATCCCGGGCTGCGCTCGGTCGTGGTGCACGGCCTGTACCCGGTGAAGAAGGGCGGGAAGGGCCTGCGCAAGGCGCTGCAGGCGATCAACGAACAGGTGTCGACCGCCATCGACGGCGGCGCGCGCATCATCGTGCTGTCCGACCGCGAGTCCAACGAGAAGCTGGCGCCGATCCCGTCGCTGCTGCTCACCGCGTCGGTGCACCACCACCTGGTCCGCGAGCGCACCCGCACCAAGGTCGGGCTGGTCGTGGAGGCCGGTGACGCCCGCGAGGTGCACCACATGGCCATGCTGGTCGGCTTCGGCGCGGCCGCGATCAACCCGTACATGGCCTTCGAGTCGATCGAGGACATGCTCGAGCGCAACGCGCTGCAGATGCCCGACAGCACCGGCGATCTGGCCGCCGACTACGACCGGGCGGTCAAGAACTACATCAAGGGCGCGGGCAAGGGCGTGCTGAAGGTGATGTCCAAGATGGGCATCTCCACCATCGCCTCCTACCGCGGCGCGCAGCTGTTCCAGGTCGTCGGCCTGTCGCAGGAGCTGTGCGACCAGTACTTCACCGGGCTGACCTCGCCGCTGGACGGCATCGGCCTGGACGAGATCGCCGCCGAGGTCGCGGCCCGGCACCGGGTGGCGTTCCTGGAGAACCGCAACGAGCGCGCGCACCGCGAGCTCGAGGTGGGCGGCGAGTACCAGTGGCGGCGCGAGGGCGAGTACCACCTGTTCAACCCGGACACGGTGTTCAAGCTGCAGCACGCCACCCGCACCGGCCAGTACAAGATCTTCAAGGAGTACACCCGGCTCGTCGACGACCAGTCCGAGCGGCTGGCCTCGCTGCGCGGCCTGTTCAAGTTCAAGTCCGAAGGCCGCCATGCCATCCCGATCGAGGAGGTGGAGTCGGCCCGCGAGATCGCCAAGCGATTCTCCACCGGCGCGATGAGCTACGGTTCCATCTCCGCCGAGGCGCACGAGACCCTCGCGATCGCGATGAACCGGCTCGGCGGCCGCTCGAACTCGGGCGAGGGCGGCGAGTCCCCGGCCCGCTTCGAGCCGGAGGAGAACGGCGACTGGCGGCGCAGCGCGATCAAGCAGGTGGCCTCCGGCCGCTTCGGCGTGACCGCGCACTACCTGACCAACTGCACCGACATCCAGATCAAGATGGCGCAGGGTGCGAAACCCGGTGAGGGCGGCCAGCTTCCGGCGCACAAGGTGTATCCGTGGGTCGCCGAGGTGCGGCACTCGACGCCGGGCGTCGGCCTGATCTCCCCGCCGCCGCATCACGACATCTACTCGATCGAGGATCTGGCCCAGCTGATCCACGACCTGAAGAACGCGAACCCGCAGGCGCGGATTCACGTGAAGCTGGTCGCCGAGCCGGGCGTCGGCACGGTCGCCGCGGGCGTGTCCAAGGCGCACGCCGATGTGGTGCTCATCTCCGGCCACGACGGCGGCACCGGCGCCTCGCCGCTGACCTCGCTCAAGCACGCGGGCGGCCCGTGGGAACTCGGCCTCGCCGAGACCCAGCAGACGCTGCTGCTCAACGGCCTGCGCGACCGCATCGTGGTGCAGGTCGACGGTCAGATGAAGACCGGCCGCGATGTCATGATCGCCGCACTGCTCGGTGCGGAGGAGTACGGCTTCGCGACCGCGCCGCTGGTGGTGTCGGGCTGCATCATGATGCGCGTGTGCCACCTCGACACCTGCCCGGTGGGCGTGGCGACGCAGAATCCCGTGCTGCGCCAGCGCTTCTCGGGCAAGCCGGAGTTCGTCGAGAACTTCATGCTGTTCATCGCCGAGGAGGTGCGCGAACTGCTGGCGTCGCTGGGCTTCCGCACCCTGGACGAGGCCATCGGCCGGGTCGACCTGCTCGACACCACCAGGGCCAAGGAGCACTGGAAGGCGGCCAAGCTGGACCTGTCGCCGATCCTCGACGACGTCGAGACGGCGTTCATGTACCAGGACCGCCGCCGCACCAAGGACCAGGACCACGGCCTGGACAAGGCACTGGACAACCAGCTCATCGCCCAGTCCGCCGACGCGCTGGAGCGCGGCAAGCCGGTCAGGTTCGAAACCAAGATCACGAACGTGAACCGCACCGTCGGCACCATGCTCGGCCACGAGGTGACCAAGCTGTACGGCGGCGCGGGTCTGCCCGACGACACCATCGACATCACCTTCACCGGTTCGGCGGGCAACAGCTTCGGCGCGTTCGTCCCGGCGGGCATCACGCTGCGGGTGTTCGGTGACGCGAACGACTATGTCGGCAAGGGTCTCTCGGGCGGCCACCTGGTGGTGCGGCCCCCGCTGAACGCACCCGCGCAGTTCGTCGCGGAGCAGAACATCATCGCGGGCAACGTGATCCTGTTCGGCGCCACCAGCGGTGAGGCGCTGATCCGCGGGGTGGTCGGAGAGCGGTTCGCGGTGCGCAACTCGGGCGCCACGGCGGTGGTCGAGGGCGTGGGCGACCACGGCTGCGAGTACATGACCGGTGGCCGGGTGGTCATCCTCGGCGAGACCGGCCGCAACTTCGGCGCCGGCATGTCGGGTGGCATCGCCTTCGTCTACGACCCGGAGGGCAAGTTCGGCGACCGGTTGAACCCCGAGCAGGCCGACGCGGTCGAGGCGCTGTCGGGCGACGACTTCACATGGCTGCGCGACATCATCACCCGGCACCGCGACGAGACCGGATCGGCCGTCGCGGAGCGGATTCTGGGTGACTGGTCGCAGCAGGTGAACCACTTCGTGAAGGTTATGCCGCGCGACTACAAGAAGGTACTGCTGGCTATCTCCGAGGCTGAGAAGGCCGGCCGGAATGTGGACGAGGCAATCATGGAGGCCGCCCGTGGCTGA